A window of the Gorilla gorilla gorilla isolate KB3781 chromosome 8, NHGRI_mGorGor1-v2.1_pri, whole genome shotgun sequence genome harbors these coding sequences:
- the LOC101148597 gene encoding LOW QUALITY PROTEIN: uncharacterized protein (The sequence of the model RefSeq protein was modified relative to this genomic sequence to represent the inferred CDS: inserted 2 bases in 2 codons; substituted 2 bases at 2 genomic stop codons), with protein MDAQATDLSGQQQMNXSWGSVQAGAVWSSGAEGAYQGCPEPGSVSRALGPGHRRWVNRLRRQNEDVLLTCSRKAFFPFVGKDPPRHXTQAAPGVSRRQLRGAGLGASGGPRRWGALSALQLAWKGNRDFPFAPSAGTTVPALKGLGDTALWGKSGWQEMAGLLEEVLGCAAVAAEKGPEGAAXPFPRAARESRGKDRQGLWEGGTGEPGVSGLPGAEALWVVNVPSLPSLLTAESRARSALGLPSALASRQFPFCXGRFCATSFIQNLDQQMNIQVGKGCLEGWRGFQAGAHLRGPLKGNKQDLKPGLLSLMQPLLHRQVEYLHLFLFYSQEKVQPP; from the exons ATGGATGCTCAAGCGACTGACCTGTCAGGACAGCAGCAAATGAACTAAAGCTGGGGGAGCGTGCAGGCTGGTGCTGTGTGGAGCTCTGGGGCAGAAGGCGCTTACCAGGGGTGCCCAGAGCCGGGGTCTGTGAGTCGCGCGCTGGGTCCGGGTCACAGGCGCTGGGTGAACAGATTGAGAAGACAAAATGAGGATGTACTCCTTACATGCTCACGAAAAGCCTTCTTCCCCTTCGTTGGGAAAGACCCCCCCAGACACTAGACCCAGGCCGCACCTGGAGTCAGCCGCAGGCAACTCAGAGGAGCGGGACTCGGAGCCTCGGGAGGGCCTCggaggtgg GGGG CTCTAAGCGCCCTACAGCTTGCATGGAAAGGCAACAGGGACTTCCCTTTTGCACCGTCTGCGGGTACCACTGTTCCAGCCCTGAAGGGACTAGGGGACACTGCGCTGTGGGGAAAGTCCGGGTGGCAGGAGATGGCGGGGCTCCTGGAGGAGGTGCTGGGATGCGCTGCTGTGGCTGCTGAGAAAGGTCCTGAGGGCGCAG CGCCCTTTCCCCGAGCTGCGAGGGAGTCCCGCGGGAAGGACCGGCAGGGTCTCTGGGAGGGAGGAACAGGGGAGCCTGGAGTCTCAGGGCTGCCGGGAGCAGAGGCGCTCTGGGTGGTGAACGTCCCCAGCCTGCCCTCCCTGCTCACTGCGGAGTCACGCGCCCGCTCTGCTCTGGGCCTCCCCTCAGCTCTGGCCTCCAGGCAGTTTCCTTTCT CAGGTAGATTCTGTGCGACTTCATTTATTCAGAATCTGGATCAGCAAATGAACATTCAGGTAGGAAAGGGGTGTTTGGAAGGGTGGAGAGGTTTCCAAGCAGGCGCCCACCTGAGAGGCCCCCTGAAGGGAAACAAACAGGACTTAAAGCCAG GTCTCCTCTCTTTGATGCAGCCATTACTCCACCGTCAGGTAGAATATCTTCACCTGTTCCTCTTTTACTCACAGGAGAAAGTTCAGCCTCCTTAG